The following DNA comes from Musa acuminata AAA Group cultivar baxijiao chromosome BXJ1-4, Cavendish_Baxijiao_AAA, whole genome shotgun sequence.
AGTCGCCATCTCCCTCTCCCCTTGCCTCCTTTGACCGAACCCTCCGAGCCCTCGAAGGCCAAGTAGTCCACTTTGTTGACTTCAATCGCCTCATCTGGTCCGACTCTGCCGACGCCGCCGCCTTCCTCGAGGCGATCGACGACCTCCTCGACACCGCTACTGACCTAAACAATCAGGCCTCCCCCGCCACCAAGCCACTCCTCGACCGGATGGACCACCTCCTTCGCCGCTGCGTGCTCCGCCTCGACGAGGAGTTCCGTGCTGTCATCGAGTCCACCCAACCGCCGGTCAAAGATTACGACGACGACGATGCCTACCATGGAGGAGGCGAAGAACACATACCGGTGGCCAACCCCGTTGACACCTACGAGATCATCATCGACGCCCTGCCGCCAGGATCCGTCGCGAACCTGAATGACATCGCCCACCGGATGGTCGCCGCTGGTTTTGGTCGTGAGTGCGTGGAAACCTACGCTGGCTTCCGCCGCAGCTTCGTTGAGGAGTCCGTTGCCCGCCTCGGCCTCCGCCCGCCTCCCGAGGACGGATTCCTGGCCGCGGCCCGGGACGAAATCGAGGAGGAGATCCCCCGCTGGATCGAGGCCGCCCGGATGGTCTTCCTCATCTTGATCCCCAGCGAGCGCCGCCTGTGTGAGCGCGTCTTCGCCTCCCTCCCCGCCTACGCTGACCTTGCCTTCTCTGTCACATGCGTCCCAGTAGCTTCTGACTTTTTATCCTTCGGTGCTGCCGTCGCCTCCGTTGACCATGGACCGGAGCGCCTCTTCGGCCTCCTCGACATGTACGAGGCCGTCCGCGACCTCCTCCCCGAGATCGACACGGTCCTCTCCGACCAGTACTCCGCTGCAGTCCTCGACGAGATGGGAGTCGTGCACAGAGCCCTGAGCGCATCCATCAGAAGGATCTTCATGGAGCTAGAGAACTTGATCCGCCGCGACCCGATCAAATCCGCCGTCCCCGGCGGCGACGTCCATCCGATCACGCGGTACGTGATGAATTATCTCGGGGCGGCGTGCTCGAGGCCGACCCTGGCGGAGGTCATGGCTGAAGACGCCGCGAGGGTCGCCGTGCCGCTTCCCGTCCGCGTCGCGTGGATCGCAGATATCCTGCTGGACAACCTGGACGCCAAGTCCAAGGTCTACCGCGACCTCTCCCTCACCTACGTCTTCTTGATGAACAACGGGCGGTACATACTGCAGAAAGCCAAGGGCAGCGACGTGGGGATCATGTTAGGGGAGGACTGGATCAGGCGGCAGAACTCGAAGTTGCGGCAGTGGGCGAGCGAGTACCAGCGGGCGTCGTGGACCAAGGTGGTAGCGGCGCTGCGGATGGACGGTTTGGGCGGGGCGGCGTCGAGGTCAGCGTCGGTCGCGACGGAGAAGGCCATAAGGGACAAGCTGGGGATGTTCAACAACTACCTAGAAGACATATGGAGGACGCAGGGGAGTTGGGTGGCGGTGGACGAGCAGATGCGGGCGGAGCTGCGGGGGGGCATTGCGGAGGCCGTCCTGCCGGCGTACCGTAACTTGGTGGCGCGGCTGCGGCAGGCCGGAGACGCCCGGTGGCTCCTGGATCGATACTCGAAGTATAGCGTGGAGGACGTGGAGGCGAGGATCAATGAGTTGTTCGAGGGTGGGAGGAGGTCCCAGTGAGCAGCAGACAGATTGTTGCTAAGAACCAACTCATACTGTGTGTATAATCTTATAAATGCACTTCTTGTGGTCGGAGATGGAATGGAGTTCATTTTTCTTTCTTGAATGC
Coding sequences within:
- the LOC135651947 gene encoding exocyst complex component EXO70B1-like, translated to MEDLEDGEEKLIAAVRHIAKSLGRTQTMADDILQVFSSFDNRFFALDKTSDRHQRRRDAPTADPRQSPSPSPLASFDRTLRALEGQVVHFVDFNRLIWSDSADAAAFLEAIDDLLDTATDLNNQASPATKPLLDRMDHLLRRCVLRLDEEFRAVIESTQPPVKDYDDDDAYHGGGEEHIPVANPVDTYEIIIDALPPGSVANLNDIAHRMVAAGFGRECVETYAGFRRSFVEESVARLGLRPPPEDGFLAAARDEIEEEIPRWIEAARMVFLILIPSERRLCERVFASLPAYADLAFSVTCVPVASDFLSFGAAVASVDHGPERLFGLLDMYEAVRDLLPEIDTVLSDQYSAAVLDEMGVVHRALSASIRRIFMELENLIRRDPIKSAVPGGDVHPITRYVMNYLGAACSRPTLAEVMAEDAARVAVPLPVRVAWIADILLDNLDAKSKVYRDLSLTYVFLMNNGRYILQKAKGSDVGIMLGEDWIRRQNSKLRQWASEYQRASWTKVVAALRMDGLGGAASRSASVATEKAIRDKLGMFNNYLEDIWRTQGSWVAVDEQMRAELRGGIAEAVLPAYRNLVARLRQAGDARWLLDRYSKYSVEDVEARINELFEGGRRSQ